The Mycolicibacterium boenickei genome has a segment encoding these proteins:
- a CDS encoding sugar phosphate isomerase/epimerase family protein translates to MSSKIGGQERSDRGIKIAGAPISWGVCEVPGWGYQLDPDRVLTEMHGAGLSATELGPDGFLPADTSDLIDVLASHQLSCVGGFVPVVLHDTGHDPAEVLAGPLTSLRAAGAGVVVLAAATGADGYDSRPELDDDQWATLLANLDRLSGIASEAGLLAVLHPHVGTMVETRDDVDRVLAGSTIPLCLDTGHLLIGGTDPLELAKAVPHRIKHTHLKDVDAALAAKVQSGEITYTDAVRAGMYTPLGTGDIDIAGIVSVLRDNGFDGWFVMEQDTILDDAPAGDGPLADVRTSVAYLKSVTS, encoded by the coding sequence ATGAGCAGCAAAATCGGCGGGCAGGAGCGCAGCGACCGGGGGATCAAGATCGCCGGAGCACCGATCTCGTGGGGCGTCTGCGAGGTTCCCGGCTGGGGCTACCAGCTCGACCCCGACCGCGTGTTGACCGAGATGCACGGTGCGGGGCTGTCCGCGACCGAGCTGGGTCCGGACGGCTTCCTGCCTGCGGATACCAGTGATCTCATCGATGTTCTTGCCTCACATCAACTTTCCTGCGTCGGCGGTTTCGTGCCCGTGGTGCTGCACGACACCGGCCACGACCCGGCCGAAGTTCTGGCCGGACCGCTCACCTCGCTCCGCGCAGCCGGCGCCGGCGTGGTGGTGCTGGCAGCGGCTACGGGGGCCGACGGCTACGACTCGCGGCCCGAACTCGACGACGACCAGTGGGCGACGCTGCTGGCCAACCTCGACCGACTCTCCGGAATCGCGTCCGAGGCGGGTCTGTTGGCCGTGCTTCACCCACACGTCGGCACGATGGTCGAAACTCGCGACGATGTGGACCGGGTGCTGGCCGGCTCGACGATCCCGCTCTGCCTGGACACCGGTCATCTGCTGATCGGCGGCACCGACCCCCTGGAGCTGGCCAAGGCCGTCCCGCACCGCATCAAGCACACTCATCTGAAGGACGTGGACGCTGCATTGGCTGCCAAGGTGCAATCCGGTGAGATTACCTATACCGATGCGGTGCGCGCCGGTATGTACACGCCGTTGGGCACCGGCGACATCGATATTGCGGGCATTGTCTCGGTATTGCGGGACAACGGTTTCGACGGCTGGTTCGTCATGGAGCAGGACACCATCCTCGACGACGCCCCGGCCGGTGACGGTCCGCTCGCCGATGTACGCACCAGCGTCGCGTACCTCAAGTCTGTGACCTCGTGA
- a CDS encoding nitroreductase family deazaflavin-dependent oxidoreductase, which yields MSEASFPHGKWGRDDISPLFKPVFAFAASPFGSKVIRAIVPFDERVVNRTKGRFSLFGPLSMPELLLTTTGRKSGLPRTSVLSYVHEGDRLLVMGSNFGQQHHPSWSTNLVAEPQASISMAGQDIPVTATLLADGERDAALQRFLAYPMYRAYQTRTDRDLRVFALTRR from the coding sequence ATGTCCGAGGCATCCTTCCCACACGGCAAATGGGGGCGTGACGACATCTCGCCGTTGTTCAAGCCGGTGTTCGCGTTCGCCGCATCCCCGTTCGGTTCGAAGGTGATCCGCGCGATCGTCCCGTTCGACGAACGCGTGGTCAACCGCACCAAGGGCCGCTTCTCGTTGTTCGGTCCGTTGTCGATGCCCGAACTGCTCTTGACTACCACCGGTCGGAAATCCGGCCTGCCGCGCACCTCTGTGCTCAGCTACGTCCACGAAGGCGACCGCCTCCTGGTGATGGGTAGCAACTTCGGCCAGCAGCATCATCCGTCGTGGTCGACCAATCTGGTGGCCGAACCACAGGCCTCGATATCGATGGCCGGGCAAGACATCCCGGTCACAGCGACGTTGCTGGCGGACGGCGAACGGGACGCGGCTCTACAGCGGTTTCTCGCCTACCCGATGTACCGGGCCTACCAGACCCGCACCGACCGCGACCTGCGGGTGTTCGCGCTGACGCGCCGGTGA
- a CDS encoding aldo/keto reductase, with product MSLDSYVTLGRSGLRVSPFALGAMTFGEDPGAAGTTVEESERILAAYLDRGGNFIDTANFYTNGHSERILGDFFARSPGRRERVVLASKFFSNLFPGDPNGGGAGRSSIIAQLHETLRRMQTDYLDVYWLHNWDRHTPIEETMRTLDDLVRAGTIRYIGFSNTPAWVTAQAQTMALLRGWTPLIALQVEYSLLARTVEGELAPLALDQGMALVPWSPLKNGFLSGKYRRGADVVDSARAAYVGGPSEDEYVVIETVADIADELETSPAAVALAWLRARTGTVVPIIGARRLAHLESNLAGLDIELQADQLKRLDKVSAPTLNYPADLNGVMRTTLQFAGTTVDGEPSGVYPPLLASDVRY from the coding sequence ATGTCACTGGACAGCTACGTCACTCTCGGTCGGTCAGGTCTGCGGGTCAGCCCGTTCGCGCTCGGGGCTATGACATTTGGAGAGGATCCTGGCGCTGCGGGAACCACTGTCGAGGAATCCGAGCGCATCCTCGCCGCCTACCTGGACCGCGGAGGGAACTTCATCGACACCGCCAACTTCTACACAAACGGGCACTCCGAACGGATCCTCGGCGACTTCTTCGCCCGCAGCCCGGGCCGCCGTGAACGGGTCGTGCTGGCGTCGAAATTCTTCAGCAATCTGTTCCCCGGGGATCCGAACGGTGGTGGCGCCGGTCGATCGTCGATCATCGCGCAGCTGCACGAAACCTTGCGTCGCATGCAGACCGACTATCTGGACGTGTACTGGTTGCACAACTGGGATCGACACACGCCGATCGAAGAGACCATGCGTACGCTCGACGATCTGGTGCGCGCGGGCACCATCCGGTACATCGGGTTCTCCAACACGCCGGCCTGGGTCACCGCCCAGGCCCAGACCATGGCATTGCTGCGGGGCTGGACACCGCTGATCGCGTTGCAGGTCGAGTATTCGCTGTTGGCCCGCACAGTCGAAGGAGAATTGGCGCCGCTGGCACTGGACCAGGGCATGGCGCTGGTGCCGTGGAGCCCGTTGAAGAACGGCTTCCTGTCGGGCAAGTACCGTCGCGGCGCCGACGTCGTGGATTCTGCGCGCGCCGCGTACGTCGGCGGTCCGAGCGAGGACGAGTACGTCGTCATCGAGACGGTCGCCGACATTGCCGACGAGCTCGAAACATCGCCGGCAGCAGTCGCACTGGCCTGGCTGCGCGCCCGCACCGGCACGGTGGTGCCCATCATCGGTGCCCGACGATTGGCGCACCTGGAGTCCAACCTGGCCGGACTCGACATCGAGTTGCAGGCCGATCAGCTCAAGCGCCTCGACAAAGTGTCGGCCCCCACGTTGAACTACCCGGCGGACCTGAACGGCGTCATGCGAACGACTCTGCAGTTCGCCGGCACCACTGTCGACGGTGAGCCGTCCGGCGTCTATCCGCCGCTGCTGGCAAGCGACGTTCGGTACTGA
- a CDS encoding ATP-binding cassette domain-containing protein, with the protein MSTTAEAPIAETPSGGAVPLVELKHVGKSYGNIIALKDINLRVGAGEVTGVLGDNGAGKSTLIKIIAGLHKPTEGELLIDGTPTVFDSPKDSLKAGIATVYQDLAVVSLMPVWRNFFLGNELRKKGILPSLDISAMRATTISELHKMGIDLPDVDAPIGSLSGGQRQCVAIARAIFFGARVLILDEPTAALGVKQSGMVLRYITAAKEQGFGVIFITHNPHHAHMVGDHFVLLNRGRQKLDCTYDEISLETLTQEMAGGNELEALSHELRR; encoded by the coding sequence ATGAGCACAACTGCTGAAGCCCCGATCGCGGAGACCCCGTCGGGCGGCGCGGTGCCGCTCGTCGAACTCAAACACGTCGGCAAGAGCTACGGAAACATCATCGCGCTCAAGGACATCAACCTGCGAGTGGGTGCCGGCGAGGTGACGGGCGTGCTCGGCGACAACGGTGCGGGCAAGTCCACGTTGATCAAGATCATCGCGGGTCTGCACAAACCCACGGAGGGGGAGTTGCTGATCGACGGCACGCCCACCGTGTTCGACTCGCCCAAGGACTCGCTCAAGGCCGGAATCGCGACGGTGTACCAGGACCTGGCGGTGGTCTCGCTGATGCCCGTGTGGCGCAACTTCTTTCTCGGAAACGAGTTGCGCAAGAAGGGCATCCTGCCGTCGCTGGATATTTCCGCGATGCGCGCGACCACCATTTCCGAGCTGCACAAGATGGGTATCGACCTGCCCGATGTCGACGCGCCGATCGGCTCGCTGTCAGGTGGCCAGCGTCAGTGTGTGGCGATCGCGCGGGCGATCTTCTTCGGGGCCCGGGTGCTGATCCTCGACGAGCCGACGGCGGCTCTCGGCGTCAAGCAGTCCGGCATGGTGCTGCGCTACATCACGGCTGCCAAGGAACAGGGGTTCGGCGTCATCTTCATCACCCACAACCCGCACCACGCGCACATGGTGGGTGACCACTTCGTGCTGCTGAACCGTGGACGGCAGAAACTGGACTGCACCTACGACGAGATCTCGCTGGAAACCCTGACCCAGGAGATGGCCGGCGGCAACGAACTCGAGGCGCTCAGCCACGAACTCCGCCGCTAG
- a CDS encoding phytanoyl-CoA dioxygenase family protein has protein sequence MTATMRTGYRAWIEEADCSLDDFRAQVSRTTDAAEYPLAADIRHNVPVYTAATIAETERRRLQTELIRALGDGPGVVVLESVFDADVVDRASAAFVALIEAQRAEGAAAGDHFGKAGVNDRIWNAAQKLALHSPEVYAAYYANDALALVSQAWLGPRYQVTSQVNVVNPGGAAQVPHRDYHLGFVTPDQLADYPAHLHRLSPAMTLQGAVAHCDMPTASGPTMLLPYSQTFEAGYIAFYRPEFIEFFAAHQVQVPLGKGDAVFFNPALYHGAGTNTSTDVRRMANLLQISSPFGRAMEALDRTAMVRAVYPALLAMKAAGSSERELANAVNATAEGYAFPTNLDRDQPIGSLAPPSQVDTVLAALADGLTPEELDTILDQQQERRIP, from the coding sequence ATGACCGCCACCATGCGCACCGGGTACCGGGCCTGGATCGAGGAAGCCGACTGCTCGCTCGACGACTTCCGCGCCCAGGTGTCCCGCACCACCGACGCTGCCGAATATCCGCTGGCCGCCGATATCCGGCACAACGTCCCGGTGTATACGGCGGCGACCATTGCCGAGACCGAGCGCCGCAGGCTGCAGACCGAGCTGATCCGCGCGCTGGGCGACGGCCCCGGCGTCGTCGTGCTCGAGAGCGTCTTCGATGCGGATGTGGTCGACCGGGCCAGCGCGGCGTTCGTCGCGCTGATCGAAGCCCAGCGCGCCGAGGGCGCCGCCGCCGGTGATCATTTCGGCAAGGCCGGCGTCAACGACCGCATCTGGAACGCCGCGCAGAAGCTGGCCCTGCACTCCCCCGAGGTGTATGCCGCCTACTACGCCAACGACGCACTGGCGCTCGTCTCCCAGGCCTGGCTCGGCCCGCGCTATCAGGTCACCTCACAGGTCAACGTCGTCAATCCCGGTGGCGCCGCGCAGGTTCCGCACCGCGACTACCACTTGGGCTTCGTCACCCCGGACCAGCTGGCGGACTACCCCGCGCACCTGCACCGGCTCTCGCCGGCGATGACGCTGCAGGGCGCCGTCGCGCACTGTGACATGCCGACGGCAAGCGGTCCGACCATGCTGCTGCCGTACTCCCAGACGTTCGAGGCCGGCTACATCGCGTTCTACCGGCCGGAGTTCATCGAGTTCTTCGCGGCACACCAGGTTCAGGTGCCGCTGGGCAAGGGCGACGCGGTGTTCTTCAATCCGGCGCTCTATCACGGCGCAGGCACCAACACCTCGACCGATGTCCGGCGCATGGCCAACCTGCTGCAGATCTCCTCGCCGTTCGGGCGTGCGATGGAGGCACTCGACCGCACCGCGATGGTCCGCGCCGTCTACCCCGCACTGCTGGCGATGAAGGCCGCGGGCAGTTCCGAGCGGGAGCTGGCCAACGCCGTCAACGCCACGGCCGAGGGCTACGCCTTCCCGACGAATCTCGACAGGGACCAACCCATCGGCAGCCTGGCCCCACCCAGCCAGGTCGACACCGTGCTGGCCGCGCTGGCCGACGGCCTGACCCCCGAAGAACTCGACACCATCCTCGATCAGCAGCAAGAACGGAGAATCCCATGA
- a CDS encoding TIM barrel protein, producing the protein MTQTFELAVCAEMVFTDLDIVERARRIAELGFSVEIWSFTDKDLDALAATGARFSSMTGYLHGDLYDADGAREVVRTAEAAIKAAAVLGVPRLVVHPGELVDGQAARPQYRATGDMWLSALRGLEALGELGADAGVTFCLENLNTIVDHPGVPLARAKDTLALVEAVDHPNVKMMLDLYHAQIGEGNLVELVRRAGSAIGEIQVADVPGRCEPGTGEIHYPAVAKALRDSGYTGPVGMEAYASGASVAALEAFRAAFS; encoded by the coding sequence ATGACCCAGACATTCGAACTGGCCGTGTGTGCCGAGATGGTCTTCACCGACCTCGACATCGTCGAGCGGGCCCGGCGGATCGCCGAACTCGGCTTCTCCGTGGAGATCTGGAGCTTCACCGATAAAGATCTCGACGCGCTGGCCGCAACCGGCGCCCGGTTCTCGTCGATGACCGGATATCTGCACGGCGATCTCTACGACGCCGACGGCGCCCGCGAAGTGGTCAGGACCGCTGAGGCCGCGATCAAAGCCGCGGCGGTCCTCGGGGTTCCGCGACTCGTCGTGCATCCCGGCGAGCTGGTCGACGGGCAGGCCGCCCGGCCGCAGTACCGGGCCACCGGCGACATGTGGCTGTCCGCGCTGCGTGGACTCGAAGCCCTCGGCGAACTCGGCGCCGATGCCGGCGTGACGTTCTGCCTGGAGAACCTCAACACGATCGTCGACCACCCCGGCGTTCCGTTGGCCCGCGCCAAGGACACGCTGGCACTCGTCGAGGCCGTCGATCATCCCAACGTCAAGATGATGCTCGACCTCTATCACGCCCAGATCGGCGAGGGAAACCTCGTCGAGCTGGTGCGCCGGGCCGGGTCGGCGATCGGCGAGATCCAGGTCGCCGACGTGCCGGGTCGCTGCGAACCCGGCACCGGCGAGATCCACTATCCGGCTGTGGCAAAGGCGTTGCGGGACAGCGGCTATACCGGGCCGGTCGGCATGGAGGCCTACGCGTCCGGCGCTAGCGTCGCCGCGTTGGAGGCCTTCCGCGCCGCGTTCTCGTGA
- a CDS encoding LacI family DNA-binding transcriptional regulator — MAHRYKVREIAQQCGLSEATVDRVLNDRPGVRENTRAEVRQAIADLDKQRAQLRLNGRRYLIDVVMQTPQRFSDAFRAAVEAELPTFAPAMLRARFRLWESGSTAQMVDTLAGIRSSHGVVLKAADEPEVAEAVDQLVAAGVPVVTYTTDIPTSARSAYVGIDNHGAGATAAYLIEQWLGPSSSEVLITLSRTVFRGEGEREVGFRSGLRGSGRTVVEVTDSDGIDATNERLVLDALERHPSVEAVYSPGGGNAATVAAFEKLGRECRVFVAHDLDVDNRRLLREGRISVVLHNDLRADARLAMRLILQQHGALPGEPVRPVPIQVITPYNLPA; from the coding sequence GTGGCGCACCGATACAAGGTCCGTGAGATCGCGCAGCAATGTGGTTTGAGCGAGGCCACGGTGGACCGGGTGCTCAATGACCGCCCCGGAGTGCGGGAGAACACCAGAGCCGAGGTGCGCCAAGCGATCGCTGATCTGGACAAGCAGCGGGCGCAGTTGCGGCTCAACGGGCGCCGCTACCTGATCGACGTGGTCATGCAGACCCCGCAGCGGTTCTCCGACGCGTTCCGGGCCGCGGTCGAGGCCGAGTTGCCCACATTCGCCCCGGCCATGCTGCGGGCCCGCTTCCGCCTCTGGGAATCCGGCTCGACCGCGCAGATGGTCGACACCCTGGCAGGGATTCGGAGCAGCCACGGGGTGGTGCTGAAGGCGGCCGACGAGCCGGAGGTGGCCGAGGCCGTCGACCAGCTCGTCGCCGCCGGGGTTCCGGTGGTGACGTACACGACCGATATCCCCACCAGCGCGCGCAGTGCGTACGTCGGCATCGACAACCACGGAGCCGGCGCGACGGCTGCCTACCTGATCGAGCAATGGCTGGGGCCGTCCTCGTCGGAAGTGTTGATCACCCTGAGCCGCACCGTGTTTCGCGGCGAGGGTGAACGTGAGGTGGGATTCCGGTCGGGGCTGCGCGGTTCCGGCCGGACTGTCGTCGAGGTCACCGACAGCGACGGCATCGACGCGACCAACGAACGGCTGGTGCTCGACGCGCTGGAGCGTCACCCATCGGTTGAAGCGGTCTACTCGCCGGGTGGCGGCAACGCGGCCACGGTGGCGGCGTTCGAGAAGCTCGGAAGGGAGTGCCGGGTCTTCGTCGCCCACGATCTCGATGTGGACAACCGAAGACTGCTGCGCGAAGGCAGGATCTCGGTGGTGTTGCACAACGACCTTCGCGCCGATGCGCGGCTGGCCATGCGGTTGATCCTGCAGCAACACGGCGCACTGCCGGGTGAGCCGGTCCGCCCCGTGCCCATCCAGGTGATCACGCCGTACAACTTGCCGGCGTGA
- a CDS encoding AraC family transcriptional regulator, which translates to MRTASDSLAEIRRLIDVHARPDLSTDIDGLLLSKVAGPQSPDYSLTEPLLVVMAQGGKQLLLGDAVFEYRAGQYLIVAASLPVTGHYLDTTATHPSLAMGLVLHPATLAALTLQAPAESWSRAAAPAIATGDADADLLDAVARLLRLLERPADAPVLAPLIEQEILWRVLTGRHGATVRQIALADSHLSHINRAIAWMRDNFAEPVRVEELAKMSGMSVSAFHRQFRAVTAMSPLQFQKRIQLQQARSLLLADFGDVAGIGHRVGYDSPSQFNREYRRMFGAPPGQDAARLRTAGPSEEPTRLL; encoded by the coding sequence ATGCGCACCGCATCCGATTCACTCGCCGAGATACGCCGGTTGATCGACGTGCACGCCCGCCCCGACTTGAGTACGGACATCGACGGCCTGCTGCTGTCGAAGGTCGCCGGCCCGCAGAGCCCGGACTACTCGCTGACAGAACCCCTGCTGGTCGTCATGGCCCAAGGCGGCAAACAGCTGCTGCTCGGTGACGCGGTATTCGAATACCGCGCAGGGCAGTATCTGATCGTGGCCGCGAGCCTGCCCGTCACGGGCCACTATCTGGACACCACGGCGACGCATCCGTCGCTGGCGATGGGATTGGTGTTGCACCCCGCGACCTTGGCGGCGCTGACGCTGCAGGCGCCTGCCGAATCCTGGTCGCGGGCAGCCGCCCCGGCGATCGCCACGGGTGATGCCGACGCGGACCTGCTCGACGCCGTCGCCCGGCTGCTGCGTCTGCTCGAGCGTCCCGCGGATGCCCCGGTACTCGCACCGCTGATCGAACAGGAGATCCTGTGGCGAGTGCTGACCGGCAGGCATGGTGCCACAGTGCGTCAGATCGCCCTGGCCGACAGCCATCTGTCCCACATCAACCGGGCGATCGCCTGGATGCGGGACAACTTCGCCGAGCCCGTCCGGGTAGAGGAACTCGCCAAGATGTCCGGCATGAGCGTGTCTGCTTTTCACCGGCAGTTCCGCGCAGTGACTGCCATGAGTCCGTTGCAGTTTCAGAAGCGAATCCAGTTGCAGCAAGCCCGATCCCTGCTTCTGGCCGATTTCGGCGACGTGGCCGGGATCGGCCACCGGGTGGGCTATGACAGCCCCTCTCAGTTCAACCGCGAATACCGCCGGATGTTCGGTGCACCTCCGGGCCAGGACGCAGCGCGGCTGCGCACGGCCGGGCCATCGGAAGAACCGACGCGCTTGCTGTGA
- a CDS encoding PfkB family carbohydrate kinase, whose product MPRELVPGVTVLGNLAIDIINGAPPSPGGCASFAGVALQAAGGPGRIVAMGAERDHALFDGLRARFGSLVQILPSELTSSFSLDYDDTDHRHMGVEAIGPVWTAADVEMADPATTWVHLAPLLRTDFPAGTVAALAARGHRVAYDGQGLVRADRLGPLVEDRHFPADLLADVDILKLAEDEAVIVADGPFDGSTAERLGVAEILVTYGSEGCDIYIEGAVERVPAAWRVLDVQTTGAGDMFTACYVAHRAAGHDPHRAAESASELVARELDKRVHTGTPDLA is encoded by the coding sequence ATGCCACGAGAGCTAGTCCCCGGGGTAACCGTGCTCGGCAACCTCGCGATCGACATCATCAACGGGGCGCCGCCCAGCCCGGGAGGATGCGCATCGTTCGCCGGGGTGGCGCTGCAGGCCGCGGGTGGGCCCGGCCGGATCGTCGCGATGGGCGCCGAACGCGACCACGCCCTGTTCGACGGGCTCCGCGCGCGGTTCGGGTCGCTGGTGCAGATCCTGCCCTCGGAACTGACGAGTTCCTTCAGCCTCGACTACGACGACACCGATCACCGGCACATGGGGGTAGAGGCGATCGGCCCGGTGTGGACGGCAGCGGACGTCGAGATGGCGGATCCGGCCACGACATGGGTACACCTGGCTCCCTTGCTGCGCACCGATTTTCCGGCCGGGACGGTCGCTGCCCTGGCGGCGCGAGGTCATCGGGTCGCCTACGACGGGCAGGGTCTCGTGCGTGCCGACCGGCTCGGGCCGCTGGTCGAGGATCGGCACTTTCCCGCCGATCTGCTCGCCGACGTCGACATTCTCAAGCTGGCCGAGGACGAGGCGGTGATCGTCGCCGACGGCCCGTTCGACGGGTCCACCGCGGAGCGGCTCGGGGTCGCGGAGATCCTGGTCACCTACGGCTCCGAGGGATGCGACATCTATATCGAAGGCGCGGTGGAGCGCGTCCCGGCCGCGTGGCGGGTGCTCGACGTCCAGACCACCGGGGCGGGGGACATGTTCACCGCCTGTTATGTCGCGCACCGCGCGGCAGGACATGACCCGCATCGCGCGGCGGAATCGGCCAGCGAACTGGTGGCCAGGGAGCTGGACAAGCGGGTGCACACCGGAACCCCCGATCTGGCGTAG
- a CDS encoding Gfo/Idh/MocA family protein, with amino-acid sequence MTTLGVIGLGRIGAFHTETLSALDGLDGLVITDERADVAAAVAAKHGVKAVDTVEELLSSGVDGVVVAAATPAHAELTLAAVERGIPTFCEKPIASTAAESARVAETIARSGVPVQVGYQRRFDAAFAAAKRAVDDGSLGILHTVRSTTMDPAPPPLDYIKGSGGIFRDCAVHDFDIIRWITGQNAVEVYATGTVQGDPLFAEYGDVDTAAVVVRFDGGALGVVSNARYNARGYDCRLEVHGFDDSVAAGWDQGVPMRNVDPGNTFPAGPAHNFFMDRFTEAFRTELAGFVEVAKGAPVAGATVADAVEVAWLAEAATESLRRGTPVRIEEVRNA; translated from the coding sequence ATGACCACGCTCGGCGTTATCGGACTGGGCCGCATCGGCGCCTTCCACACCGAAACCCTTTCCGCCCTAGACGGTTTGGACGGGTTGGTGATCACCGACGAGCGCGCCGACGTGGCAGCGGCGGTGGCCGCCAAGCACGGCGTGAAAGCCGTCGACACCGTCGAAGAGCTGTTGTCTTCCGGCGTGGACGGCGTGGTGGTGGCCGCCGCGACCCCGGCACACGCCGAGCTGACGTTGGCCGCCGTCGAGCGCGGCATCCCGACGTTCTGCGAGAAGCCGATCGCCTCCACCGCCGCCGAAAGCGCGCGGGTGGCCGAAACCATCGCGCGCTCCGGGGTTCCCGTACAGGTCGGGTACCAGCGCCGCTTCGACGCGGCCTTCGCCGCAGCCAAGCGTGCGGTGGACGATGGCTCGCTGGGCATCCTGCACACGGTGCGCAGCACCACCATGGATCCGGCTCCCCCGCCGCTGGACTACATCAAGGGCTCGGGCGGAATCTTCCGGGATTGCGCGGTACACGATTTCGACATCATCCGCTGGATCACCGGCCAGAACGCGGTCGAGGTGTACGCCACCGGAACGGTGCAGGGCGATCCGCTGTTCGCCGAATACGGCGACGTGGACACCGCGGCGGTGGTCGTGCGGTTCGACGGCGGCGCCCTGGGGGTCGTGTCGAATGCCCGCTACAACGCCCGCGGATACGACTGCCGCCTCGAGGTGCACGGTTTCGACGACAGCGTGGCCGCCGGCTGGGACCAGGGTGTGCCGATGCGGAATGTGGATCCGGGCAACACATTCCCGGCCGGGCCCGCACACAACTTCTTCATGGACCGCTTCACCGAGGCGTTCCGCACCGAGCTGGCCGGCTTCGTGGAGGTGGCCAAGGGCGCGCCGGTCGCCGGTGCCACGGTGGCCGACGCCGTCGAGGTGGCCTGGCTGGCCGAGGCCGCCACCGAGTCCCTGCGCCGGGGCACCCCGGTGCGCATCGAGGAGGTTCGCAACGCATGA
- a CDS encoding Gfo/Idh/MocA family protein codes for MTGLRIGVLGASRIAEKAIVGPAQELGHRLVAVAARDPRRAAAFAEKFGVERTVGSYAEVIDDPEVDVVYNPLANGLHAPWNLAAVAAGKPVLSEKPFARNRSEAATVAQAAEAAGVTVLEGFHYFFHPVTQRAFTLAAGGEIGRLTRVEVRMAMPRPDDDDPRWSLELAGGALMDLGCYGMHVLRSLGRLDAEGLRGAPSITSAQAREHSPGVDAACDVELEFPGGATALSANSMVAPDYSFTVRIIGQEGELLVHDFIRPNDDDRITVRTAAGERVDRLGTRASYTYQLKAFADHVQNGAPLPFGLADAVTNMAYVDAAYRAAGLPPR; via the coding sequence GTGACCGGACTTCGCATCGGCGTTCTCGGCGCGTCCCGGATCGCCGAGAAAGCGATCGTGGGGCCCGCGCAGGAACTGGGTCATCGACTGGTGGCGGTCGCCGCGCGTGATCCGCGGCGGGCGGCGGCTTTTGCCGAGAAGTTCGGCGTGGAGCGCACGGTGGGTTCGTACGCCGAGGTGATCGACGACCCAGAAGTCGACGTCGTCTACAACCCGCTGGCCAACGGACTGCATGCACCGTGGAATCTGGCTGCGGTCGCCGCAGGCAAGCCTGTGCTCAGTGAGAAGCCGTTCGCACGCAACAGGTCTGAGGCCGCCACCGTCGCCCAGGCCGCTGAGGCGGCCGGGGTCACGGTGTTGGAGGGATTCCATTACTTCTTCCACCCCGTGACCCAGCGGGCCTTCACGTTGGCAGCCGGCGGCGAGATCGGTCGGCTCACCCGGGTCGAGGTGCGGATGGCGATGCCCCGACCGGACGACGATGACCCGCGCTGGTCACTGGAGCTGGCGGGCGGTGCGCTCATGGACCTCGGCTGCTACGGCATGCACGTCCTGCGGTCGTTGGGCCGACTGGACGCCGAGGGTCTTCGCGGCGCCCCGTCCATCACGTCCGCCCAGGCCCGGGAGCACTCGCCCGGTGTGGACGCGGCATGCGACGTAGAGCTCGAATTTCCGGGCGGCGCGACTGCGCTCAGCGCCAATTCGATGGTGGCACCGGACTACTCGTTCACGGTGCGGATCATCGGTCAAGAGGGCGAGCTGCTGGTACACGACTTCATCCGCCCGAACGACGACGACCGGATCACCGTGCGGACCGCCGCCGGTGAACGCGTCGATCGGCTCGGCACCCGCGCCAGCTATACGTATCAGCTGAAGGCGTTCGCCGACCACGTCCAGAACGGTGCGCCTCTGCCGTTCGGGCTCGCGGACGCGGTGACCAACATGGCCTATGTCGACGCCGCGTACCGGGCCGCGGGATTGCCGCCCCGGTAG